A single region of the Triticum dicoccoides isolate Atlit2015 ecotype Zavitan chromosome 2B, WEW_v2.0, whole genome shotgun sequence genome encodes:
- the LOC119364652 gene encoding peptide methionine sulfoxide reductase A2-1-like, whose amino-acid sequence MSSTGAAGPDADAAVGEGLELAQFGAGCFWSVELAYQRLPGVARTEVGYSQGHLDGPTYRDVCGGGTGHAEVVRVHYDPKECPYAVLLDVFWAKHNPTTLNKQGNDVGTQYRSGIYYYTAEQERQARESLAEKQREWKEKIVTEVLPARRFYPAEDYHQQYLEKGGQSAKKRCSDPIRCYG is encoded by the exons ATGTCGAGCACCGGCGCGGCGGGCCCGGACGCCGACGCGGCGGTCGGTGAGGGGCTGGAGCTGGCGCAGTTCGGGGCGGGCTGCTTCTGGAGCGTGGAGCTGGCGTACCAGCGGCTCCCCGGCGTGGCGCGCACGGAGGTGGGCTACTCGCAGGGGCACCTCGACGGGCCGACCTACCGCGACGTCTGCGGCGGCGGCACCGGCCACGCCGAGGTCGTGCGCGTGCACTACGACCCCAAGGAGTGCCCCTACGCCGTGCTCCTCGACGTCTTTTGGGCCAAGCACAACCCCACCACGCTCAACAAGCAG GGCAACGACGTCGGGACGCAGTACCGGTCGGGCATCTACTACTACACGGCGGAGCAGGAGCGGCAGGCGCGGGAGTCGCTGGCGGAGAAGCAGCGGGAGTGGAAGGAGAAGATCGTGACGGAGGTCCTCCCGGCGCGGAGGTTCTACCCGGCCGAGGACTACCACCAGCAGTACCTCGAGAAGGGCGGCCAGTCCGCCAAGAAGCGCTGCTCCGACCCCATCCGCTGCTACGGCTGA